The following coding sequences are from one Novosphingobium sp. KACC 22771 window:
- a CDS encoding O-antigen ligase family protein yields MRNLLVNQDRTTFVTLACLFILFVAGGGGDAAPSLAGVVQAVVAVMFAIWLMTLRADEVSPPLATYAVAALVLALPLLQMMPLPPAVWHGMPGRELMRESLALVGAADDWRPLSLFPFETLAVLMTLVPAVIMLFLASSLRSSGRLLLLILIVFVALLALAVGAVQVSGADGNVMRFYNANSAILSGFQSNRSGQADIFLIAIVCVGAVTRELYPKEAIASRRWRFLLLNASAGLLFALAVVLTRSRFGMIMVPLALLLQMAFLRSALNLSRRALVVGGGVLALCAFGGLALIGNIPKIGLALSRFTTTVELRPEIWKDTLYLTHKYAPWGSGMGTFEPVFQLDERLDWLGYRIINRAHCDFLELYLEGGIPAVVILALVVMIVAWAAVKGLRQTSGPGQWQIWCALWSLCLIGAHSALDYPLRSMSVEAIFAVMVAIILCGARPKKTRPELE; encoded by the coding sequence GTGCGAAACCTCCTTGTTAATCAGGATCGTACAACTTTCGTAACGTTAGCCTGTCTGTTCATCCTTTTTGTGGCGGGCGGCGGCGGGGATGCCGCGCCGTCTTTGGCGGGAGTAGTTCAGGCCGTTGTCGCAGTGATGTTTGCCATCTGGCTGATGACGCTGCGGGCCGATGAAGTGTCTCCACCGCTCGCGACTTATGCCGTGGCGGCTCTGGTACTGGCATTGCCGCTCCTCCAAATGATGCCGCTGCCACCCGCTGTCTGGCATGGCATGCCCGGGCGAGAACTGATGCGCGAATCGCTGGCCCTGGTGGGAGCCGCAGACGACTGGCGTCCTTTGAGCCTGTTTCCATTTGAAACCCTGGCTGTTTTGATGACCTTGGTGCCGGCGGTTATCATGCTATTTCTGGCTTCATCGCTGCGCTCGTCCGGGCGGCTCCTGCTGCTGATCCTGATCGTTTTCGTAGCCCTTCTGGCGCTGGCCGTCGGGGCGGTGCAGGTGTCGGGTGCGGATGGCAACGTAATGCGTTTCTATAACGCGAATTCGGCCATCCTTTCAGGTTTTCAGTCCAACCGCAGCGGACAGGCCGATATTTTCCTGATCGCGATCGTTTGCGTCGGGGCCGTTACCCGCGAACTGTATCCCAAGGAGGCAATCGCGAGCCGTCGCTGGCGATTTTTGCTGCTCAACGCATCTGCCGGTCTGCTCTTTGCCTTGGCTGTGGTGCTGACGCGATCGCGCTTTGGGATGATCATGGTGCCCTTAGCGCTCCTGCTCCAAATGGCCTTTTTGCGCAGTGCGTTAAATCTGTCGCGTCGTGCCTTGGTCGTAGGGGGCGGCGTTTTGGCGCTGTGCGCGTTTGGCGGCTTGGCTTTGATCGGGAATATTCCAAAGATCGGTCTGGCCTTGAGCCGTTTCACCACCACGGTGGAACTGCGGCCTGAGATTTGGAAAGACACCCTTTATCTTACCCATAAATACGCGCCATGGGGCTCTGGCATGGGCACATTCGAGCCAGTTTTTCAGCTTGATGAACGGCTTGACTGGCTTGGCTATCGCATCATCAACCGGGCGCATTGCGATTTCCTTGAGCTGTATCTCGAAGGCGGCATTCCTGCCGTGGTGATTTTGGCTCTTGTTGTCATGATAGTGGCTTGGGCAGCGGTTAAAGGTCTGCGCCAGACATCCGGTCCGGGCCAATGGCAGATATGGTGCGCTTTATGGAGTTTGTGCCTGATTGGAGCACATTCGGCACTAGATTATCCATTACGCTCCATGTCCGTTGAAGCTATATTTGCCGTGATGGTTGCGATTATCCTTTGCGGTGCGCGACCAAAGAAAACTCGTCCCGAATTGGAATGA
- a CDS encoding sugar transferase has product MDASVARASGSLRKRAKARSKALRMPLMPSLQQRRLQCHLVFMLGDILAIFAGFFVAGFIRQGVVTESTMILPQLVLPVYLTIALYNDAYSLNSLSSTTHSVSRALLALGLSIAVITFITFYARSAADYSRGQFTIGVVLSALFVLVNRVLMRRVVRWRCGVSVINQLVIDDGGPSISLPGAFHVSAQSFALTPALDDPNALDRIGMIIRNADRVVISSVAERRACWSIILKGANVAGEVVDDTVLELSAQGARIAGGHGLLLVSVGPMGLRDRIQKRLLDAFVAGSALLALSPIMLLVALAIKLEDGGPVFFVQRRVGRGNRFFPIFKFRSMSVNRVGRNGTQSASKDDKRITRVGKLIRSTSIDELPQLLNVLRGDMSLVGPRPHATGSLAGTKLFWEVDQRYWERHALKPGLTGLAQVRGYRGATDCETDLTQRLYADLEYLHGWSLWRDIWIMLLTVRVVVHSRAF; this is encoded by the coding sequence ATGGACGCCTCAGTAGCACGTGCTTCCGGTTCGTTACGGAAGCGGGCCAAGGCCAGGTCAAAAGCGTTGCGCATGCCGTTAATGCCTTCGTTGCAGCAGCGCCGCCTGCAGTGTCACCTTGTCTTTATGTTAGGCGACATTCTGGCAATTTTTGCCGGCTTCTTCGTTGCCGGGTTCATTCGCCAAGGCGTTGTAACCGAATCGACGATGATTTTGCCGCAGCTTGTCTTGCCAGTTTATCTGACGATCGCGCTGTACAATGATGCCTATTCTCTCAATTCCCTGAGCAGCACGACTCACAGTGTATCCCGCGCGCTTCTCGCGTTGGGATTGTCGATTGCGGTGATCACGTTCATCACCTTCTATGCCCGATCTGCTGCGGATTATTCGCGCGGGCAGTTTACCATCGGCGTTGTATTGTCGGCACTCTTTGTGCTCGTGAACCGCGTTTTGATGCGCCGTGTGGTCCGCTGGCGCTGCGGCGTTTCGGTGATCAACCAATTGGTGATCGATGATGGCGGTCCCAGCATTAGCCTCCCTGGAGCGTTCCACGTTTCCGCGCAAAGCTTTGCCCTTACGCCCGCGCTTGATGATCCGAACGCGCTTGATCGCATTGGGATGATTATCCGGAATGCCGATCGCGTGGTGATCAGTTCTGTTGCCGAGCGTCGCGCTTGCTGGTCGATCATCCTGAAGGGCGCCAATGTTGCTGGCGAAGTCGTGGATGACACGGTGCTTGAGCTGTCGGCGCAGGGGGCGCGGATCGCCGGAGGCCACGGGTTGCTGCTGGTCTCTGTCGGGCCAATGGGGCTTCGTGATCGCATTCAGAAGCGTCTGCTCGATGCATTCGTGGCTGGTTCAGCCTTGCTCGCGCTATCGCCGATCATGCTGTTGGTGGCCTTGGCCATCAAATTGGAGGACGGCGGGCCTGTATTCTTCGTTCAGCGCCGCGTTGGGCGAGGGAATCGGTTCTTTCCCATCTTCAAGTTCCGCAGCATGAGCGTGAACCGTGTGGGGCGCAACGGCACTCAATCCGCGTCCAAAGACGATAAGCGGATCACCCGTGTCGGCAAGTTAATCCGTTCGACCAGTATCGATGAGCTGCCCCAGTTGCTGAATGTTTTGCGCGGGGACATGAGCCTGGTCGGGCCGCGCCCCCACGCGACGGGTTCGCTGGCGGGCACCAAACTGTTCTGGGAAGTCGATCAGCGTTACTGGGAGCGCCATGCACTCAAGCCCGGTCTGACGGGGTTGGCCCAGGTGCGCGGCTATCGCGGGGCTACGGATTGCGAAACCGATCTGACGCAGCGCTTGTATGCCGACCTTGAATATCTCCATGGCTGGTCGCTTTGGCGTGATATCTGGATCATGCTGCTGACCGTTCGCGTCGTTGTTCATTCTCGGGCATTCTAA
- the murA gene encoding UDP-N-acetylglucosamine 1-carboxyvinyltransferase encodes MDKIIIRGGKRLSGAIPVSGAKNSALTLLPCALLTEEPLTLRNLPRLADVDGFQHLLNQFGVSTSIAGTRPEDFGRVMTLQATRLTSTTAPYELVRKMRASILVLGPLLARAGEATVSLPGGCAIGNRPIDLHLKALEAFGATIELTSGYVRAVAPDGGLPGGRYAFPVVSVGATENALMAASMANGTCRLHNAAREPEIVDLCNLLVAMGAQIEGIGTSELTIHGVKRLHGATYQVMPDRIEAGSYACAAAITGGEVELLGARADEMDATLAALREAGVHVEPRKDSIFVAANGPIRPVTVETAPYPGFATDMQAQLMAMLTRAEGTSVLTETIFENRYMHVPELTRMGARIETKGRVAIVHGVPRLTGAEVMATDLRASMSLVIAGLAAEGETTVHRLYHLDRGYERLEEKFALLGADIERVGSD; translated from the coding sequence ATGGACAAAATCATCATTCGCGGTGGCAAGCGACTTTCCGGAGCCATTCCGGTGTCGGGAGCCAAGAATTCGGCCCTCACCCTGCTGCCTTGCGCGCTGCTGACCGAGGAACCCCTGACCCTGCGCAATCTGCCGCGTCTGGCAGACGTGGATGGATTTCAGCATTTGCTGAACCAGTTCGGCGTTTCTACGTCGATCGCCGGGACAAGGCCAGAAGATTTTGGTCGAGTTATGACCCTTCAGGCTACTCGTTTGACCAGCACGACGGCGCCCTATGAACTGGTGCGCAAAATGCGTGCCTCTATTCTGGTGCTTGGCCCGCTGCTGGCCCGCGCGGGCGAGGCAACGGTGTCGCTGCCGGGTGGCTGTGCGATCGGCAATCGCCCGATCGACTTGCATTTGAAGGCGTTGGAAGCCTTTGGCGCGACCATTGAATTGACCTCGGGCTATGTTCGCGCGGTGGCCCCCGATGGCGGTTTGCCCGGTGGGCGCTATGCCTTCCCGGTGGTGTCGGTGGGCGCAACGGAAAATGCGTTGATGGCGGCCAGCATGGCCAACGGTACCTGCCGCCTGCACAATGCGGCGCGCGAGCCGGAAATTGTCGATCTTTGCAACCTCTTGGTGGCGATGGGCGCCCAGATCGAGGGCATCGGCACTTCGGAGCTAACCATTCATGGGGTTAAGCGCCTTCACGGTGCAACCTATCAGGTCATGCCGGATCGAATCGAAGCCGGTTCCTATGCCTGCGCCGCCGCCATCACCGGTGGCGAGGTCGAATTGCTGGGCGCGCGCGCCGACGAAATGGACGCCACGCTGGCCGCCTTGCGCGAGGCGGGGGTCCATGTCGAACCGCGCAAGGACAGCATCTTCGTGGCCGCCAACGGCCCGATCCGCCCTGTCACCGTCGAGACAGCGCCCTATCCCGGTTTCGCCACGGATATGCAGGCCCAGTTGATGGCCATGCTGACCCGCGCGGAGGGGACCAGCGTGCTGACCGAAACCATCTTTGAAAACCGCTATATGCACGTGCCGGAATTGACGCGCATGGGCGCCCGGATCGAGACCAAGGGGCGCGTTGCCATCGTGCATGGCGTCCCGCGTTTGACCGGGGCCGAGGTGATGGCGACCGATCTTCGCGCATCAATGAGCCTGGTGATTGCCGGATTGGCGGCCGAAGGTGAAACTACGGTTCACCGCCTCTATCATCTTGATCGCGGTTATGAGCGGCTGGAAGAGAAATTCGCTTTGCTGGGCGCGGATATCGAGCGCGTCGGCAGCGATTGA
- a CDS encoding DUF3576 domain-containing protein, giving the protein MASKAPARKFISPMLRGGAVALALLALGGCKIGGMRVHNPIHIKHHRVTRSTVMLPPSNLTTIGVNAYLWRAALDSVSFMPLLQSDANSGVIVTDWYSNPSNPGERMKLTIAILDKDLRSDALRVSASRQVSKDGFWTDAPVAAATVQRLEDVILTKARDLRQATLIK; this is encoded by the coding sequence ATGGCCAGCAAGGCTCCTGCCCGTAAGTTTATCAGTCCGATGCTGCGTGGGGGCGCGGTGGCTCTGGCCCTGCTGGCGCTGGGCGGTTGCAAGATCGGCGGCATGCGCGTGCATAACCCGATCCATATCAAGCACCACCGCGTGACTCGCAGCACGGTCATGCTGCCGCCTTCGAATCTGACCACGATCGGCGTGAATGCCTATCTGTGGCGCGCGGCGCTGGATTCGGTGTCCTTCATGCCCCTGCTGCAAAGCGATGCGAACAGCGGCGTGATCGTGACCGATTGGTATTCGAACCCGTCGAATCCCGGCGAACGGATGAAGCTGACCATTGCGATCCTCGACAAGGATCTGCGCAGCGACGCGCTGCGCGTGTCGGCCTCGCGCCAGGTGTCGAAGGACGGTTTCTGGACCGATGCGCCGGTGGCCGCCGCCACGGTTCAGCGGCTGGAGGACGTGATTCTGACCAAGGCGCGCGATCTGCGTCAGGCCACGCTGATCAAGTAA
- the lptE gene encoding LPS assembly lipoprotein LptE: protein MRRLLPLCLLAMLPALQGCALQPLYAGGGQASVAQGLGSISVSPIQGKAGWLMQNALVDQLGAVPEGTAPRYRLEVRLNDQLLGLGLLSNNTVGRERRILRARYQLVDAASGEVLLDATAGSDAGLDVVSSEYATVAAEQTALENLTRAVASRIVTNLAVKLRARR, encoded by the coding sequence ATGCGTCGTCTCCTGCCTCTTTGCCTTCTGGCCATGCTGCCCGCCTTGCAGGGCTGCGCTTTGCAACCGCTCTATGCGGGCGGGGGGCAGGCCTCCGTGGCGCAGGGGCTGGGGTCGATCTCGGTCTCGCCCATTCAGGGCAAGGCGGGGTGGCTGATGCAAAATGCGCTGGTCGATCAATTGGGCGCCGTCCCCGAAGGAACAGCGCCGCGTTATCGGCTGGAGGTAAGGCTCAACGATCAGTTGCTGGGTCTGGGCTTGCTGTCGAACAACACCGTGGGCCGCGAGCGGCGCATCCTGCGCGCGCGTTATCAGTTGGTGGATGCGGCCAGCGGCGAGGTGTTGCTTGACGCCACGGCGGGCTCGGATGCGGGCCTTGATGTGGTGTCTTCGGAATATGCGACGGTGGCCGCCGAACAGACCGCGCTGGAAAACCTGACGCGGGCCGTGGCCAGCCGGATCGTGACCAATCTGGCCGTCAAACTGCGCGCGAGGCGATGA
- the galU gene encoding UTP--glucose-1-phosphate uridylyltransferase GalU, with amino-acid sequence MIHSREIKPVRKAVFPVAGLGTRFLPATKAIPKEMLPIVDRPLIQYAVDEAREAGIEEIIFVTGRGKTAIVEHFDTAFELEATMKERGKSLDVLEPTRIKPGNLVTVRQQVPMGLGHAIWCARAIVGDEPFAIILPDELMVGKTGCLKQMVEAYNQTGGNLISVLEVPREEVSSYGVIAPGKSEGNLTEVTGLVEKPKVEAAPSNLIISGRYILQPEVMDVLATQGKGAGGEIQLTDAMAQMIGQQPFHAVTFEGKRYDCGSKVGFVEATLALALEREDMGAEVREMARKLLGEPALA; translated from the coding sequence ATGATACATTCGCGTGAAATCAAACCCGTCCGCAAGGCGGTATTTCCAGTTGCTGGCCTTGGGACGCGCTTCTTGCCCGCCACCAAGGCTATTCCCAAGGAAATGCTGCCGATCGTTGACCGCCCGTTGATTCAATACGCCGTGGATGAAGCCCGCGAAGCCGGTATTGAAGAGATCATTTTCGTTACCGGCCGCGGCAAGACCGCCATCGTCGAACATTTCGACACCGCCTTCGAACTCGAAGCGACGATGAAGGAGCGCGGCAAGTCGCTCGACGTGCTCGAACCCACCCGCATCAAGCCGGGCAATCTGGTCACCGTGCGCCAGCAGGTGCCGATGGGCCTGGGCCATGCGATCTGGTGCGCGCGCGCGATCGTGGGCGATGAACCTTTCGCCATCATCCTGCCGGATGAATTGATGGTCGGCAAGACGGGCTGCCTCAAGCAGATGGTCGAGGCCTATAACCAGACCGGCGGCAACCTGATCTCGGTGCTCGAAGTGCCGCGTGAGGAAGTGTCGTCCTATGGCGTGATCGCGCCGGGCAAATCGGAAGGCAATTTGACCGAGGTGACCGGCCTGGTCGAAAAGCCCAAGGTGGAGGCCGCGCCTTCGAACCTGATCATTTCGGGCCGCTATATCCTTCAGCCCGAGGTGATGGACGTGCTGGCCACGCAGGGCAAGGGCGCGGGCGGCGAAATTCAGTTGACCGACGCCATGGCGCAGATGATCGGCCAACAGCCGTTCCATGCCGTGACCTTTGAAGGCAAGCGCTATGACTGCGGCTCGAAGGTCGGCTTTGTCGAGGCGACGCTGGCTCTGGCGCTGGAGCGCGAGGACATGGGCGCCGAAGTGCGCGAAATGGCGCGCAAGCTGCTGGGCGAACCGGCGCTGGCCTGA
- the phbB gene encoding acetoacetyl-CoA reductase, with protein sequence MTRVAIVTGGTRGIGEAISLALKDLGYTVAANYAGNEEKAKAFTEATGIAAYKWDVGDHEATLAGVAQVEADLGPVDVVVNNAGITRDGVLHRMTFDNWNEVIRVNLGGCFNMAKATFPGMRERGWGRIVNIGSINGQAGQYGQVNYAAAKSGIHGFTKALAQEGAKFGVTVNAIAPGYIDTEMVAAVPAPVLEKIVAKIPVGRLGHAEEIARGVAFLCSEDAGFVTGSTMSINGGQHMY encoded by the coding sequence ATGACGCGAGTGGCAATCGTTACAGGTGGTACGCGGGGCATTGGCGAGGCCATCAGCCTTGCGCTCAAGGATCTGGGATACACGGTTGCAGCGAATTACGCGGGCAATGAAGAAAAGGCCAAGGCCTTTACCGAGGCCACCGGCATTGCCGCCTATAAATGGGATGTGGGCGACCATGAGGCCACTCTGGCGGGGGTCGCGCAGGTTGAGGCCGATCTGGGCCCGGTCGATGTGGTGGTCAACAACGCGGGCATCACGCGTGACGGCGTGCTCCACCGGATGACCTTCGACAACTGGAATGAAGTGATCCGCGTCAACCTTGGCGGCTGCTTCAACATGGCCAAGGCGACGTTCCCCGGCATGCGCGAGCGCGGATGGGGCCGCATCGTCAACATCGGCTCGATCAACGGGCAGGCGGGCCAGTATGGTCAGGTCAACTATGCCGCGGCCAAGTCGGGCATCCATGGCTTCACCAAGGCGCTGGCCCAGGAAGGCGCCAAGTTTGGCGTGACGGTCAACGCCATTGCGCCGGGCTATATCGACACCGAAATGGTGGCCGCCGTCCCCGCGCCGGTGCTGGAAAAGATCGTCGCCAAGATCCCGGTGGGCCGCCTCGGCCATGCCGAGGAAATCGCGCGCGGCGTGGCGTTCCTGTGCAGCGAAGACGCCGGTTTCGTGACCGGCTCGACGATGAGCATCAATGGCGGCCAGCATATGTATTGA
- a CDS encoding ribbon-helix-helix domain-containing protein, producing the protein MPTPYHPPVKRSVEIAGHKTSISLEPLFWNMLRDAAMREGVSVNALVARIDAERIACETPPGLAGAVRIWLVAQPFVAVNAHPDIDRSSGD; encoded by the coding sequence ATGCCGACACCCTACCACCCCCCCGTCAAACGCTCAGTTGAAATCGCCGGACATAAGACCTCGATCAGCCTTGAGCCCTTGTTCTGGAACATGCTGCGTGATGCGGCGATGCGGGAGGGGGTCTCGGTCAATGCGTTGGTGGCGCGAATCGATGCGGAGAGAATTGCCTGTGAAACGCCTCCCGGCCTGGCCGGGGCGGTAAGAATCTGGCTGGTTGCGCAGCCTTTCGTCGCAGTAAATGCACACCCCGACATCGACCGAAGCAGCGGTGATTAA
- the leuS gene encoding leucine--tRNA ligase encodes MSERFDSSVADGKWQRVWDEKQSFRADDKSAKPRSYVLEMFPYPSGRIHIGHVRNYTMGDVLARYKKMQGFEVLHPMGWDAFGMPAENAAMEKGVHPGGWTRDNIANMKAQLKRLGFALDWSREIATCEPDYYGQEQSLFLDLYAAGLVYRKESTVNWDPVDNTVLANEQVIDGRGWRSGALVEKRKLNQWFLKITDFADELLEGLGSLESWPEKVRLMQENWIGKSQGLQFRFNGDVEVEVYSTRPDTLFGASFVAIAADHPIAQKLAADNAAAADFIALCKQGGTTAAELETAEKLGFDTGLRVAHPLDASWQLPVYIANFVLMDYGTGAVFGCPAHDQRDIDFARKYGLQVTRVVADGDKTDPVFEGNEAYTGHGVIVNSHFLNGMDVDAAKAAVIAKAEAEGWGEGKTVWRLRDWGVSRQRYWGTPIPFIHCEVCGVVPVPKKHLPVTLPEDVTFDVPGNPLDRHPTWKHVDCPQCGHAARRETDTLDTFVDSSWYFLRFASQPDDAPFDPAEIARWLPVGQYIGGIEHAILHLLYARFWTRALARIGKIDVTEPFASLFTQGMVTHETYSRIDPSNGQPIWYAPSDITRTGEGASLKADGGPVEIGRVIKMSKSKKNVVDPDEIVATYGADAIRWFMLSDSPPERDLPWSEAGIEGCARFVQRLWRLFAQYDAAAQGEDKAVDRKTHQTVHAIAADIEALSFNKAVARIYELTGVVEKAAPSASRSAAIKAVLLLIAPMMPHLAEEAWASIGEDLIADAAWPAVDPALLVDDEVTIAVQVKGKLRDTLTVAKGTAKEELEALALASEKVQRALEGAAIKKVIVVPDRLVNLVV; translated from the coding sequence ATGAGTGAGCGTTTCGATTCCAGTGTTGCCGATGGCAAGTGGCAGCGCGTGTGGGACGAGAAGCAGAGCTTCCGGGCCGATGACAAGAGCGCCAAGCCGCGTTCCTATGTCCTGGAGATGTTCCCCTATCCCAGCGGGCGCATCCATATCGGCCATGTGCGCAATTACACGATGGGCGATGTGCTGGCCCGCTACAAGAAGATGCAGGGATTTGAAGTGCTGCATCCGATGGGCTGGGACGCGTTCGGCATGCCCGCCGAAAATGCCGCGATGGAAAAGGGCGTTCACCCCGGCGGCTGGACCCGCGACAATATCGCCAACATGAAGGCGCAGTTGAAGCGCCTCGGCTTTGCGCTCGACTGGAGCCGCGAGATCGCCACCTGCGAGCCGGACTATTACGGTCAGGAACAGTCGCTGTTCCTCGACCTGTACGCTGCGGGCCTGGTCTATCGCAAGGAATCGACGGTCAACTGGGATCCGGTCGACAACACCGTGCTGGCCAATGAGCAGGTGATCGACGGACGCGGCTGGCGTTCGGGCGCGCTGGTGGAAAAGCGCAAGCTGAACCAGTGGTTTTTGAAGATCACCGACTTTGCCGACGAATTGCTCGAAGGTTTGGGCAGTCTCGAAAGCTGGCCGGAAAAGGTTCGCCTGATGCAGGAGAACTGGATCGGCAAATCGCAGGGGTTGCAATTCCGGTTCAACGGCGATGTTGAGGTCGAGGTCTATTCGACCCGCCCCGACACTTTGTTCGGCGCCAGCTTTGTCGCGATTGCCGCCGATCATCCGATTGCGCAGAAGCTGGCGGCGGACAATGCGGCGGCGGCCGATTTCATCGCGCTGTGCAAGCAGGGCGGGACGACTGCGGCGGAATTGGAAACGGCGGAAAAGCTGGGCTTTGACACCGGCCTGCGCGTGGCGCATCCGCTGGACGCATCGTGGCAATTGCCGGTCTATATCGCCAATTTCGTGCTGATGGATTATGGCACCGGCGCGGTCTTCGGCTGCCCCGCGCATGACCAGCGCGATATTGATTTCGCCCGCAAATATGGCCTGCAGGTTACGCGGGTTGTGGCCGATGGTGACAAAACCGATCCGGTGTTTGAAGGCAATGAGGCTTATACCGGCCACGGCGTAATCGTGAACTCGCACTTCCTCAACGGCATGGACGTGGACGCGGCCAAGGCCGCCGTTATCGCCAAGGCTGAAGCCGAAGGCTGGGGCGAGGGCAAGACCGTGTGGCGCCTGCGCGACTGGGGCGTTTCGCGCCAGCGCTATTGGGGCACGCCGATCCCCTTCATCCATTGCGAAGTCTGCGGCGTGGTGCCGGTGCCCAAGAAGCACCTGCCGGTAACGCTGCCCGAGGATGTGACGTTTGATGTGCCCGGCAACCCGCTGGACCGCCATCCGACGTGGAAGCATGTCGATTGCCCGCAATGCGGCCATGCCGCGCGGCGCGAGACAGATACGCTCGACACTTTCGTCGATTCCTCCTGGTACTTCCTGCGCTTTGCCAGCCAGCCTGACGATGCGCCGTTTGATCCGGCGGAAATCGCGCGCTGGCTGCCGGTGGGGCAGTATATCGGCGGGATCGAACATGCGATCCTCCACCTGCTCTATGCCCGTTTCTGGACCCGCGCTCTGGCCCGCATCGGCAAGATCGACGTGACCGAACCCTTCGCCAGCCTGTTCACGCAGGGGATGGTGACGCATGAGACGTACAGCCGCATCGATCCGTCGAACGGTCAGCCGATCTGGTATGCGCCCAGCGATATTACCCGCACCGGCGAAGGCGCGAGCCTGAAGGCCGATGGCGGCCCGGTGGAAATCGGCCGCGTCATCAAGATGTCGAAGTCCAAGAAGAACGTGGTCGACCCCGACGAGATCGTCGCCACCTATGGCGCCGACGCGATCCGCTGGTTCATGCTGTCCGACAGCCCGCCCGAGCGCGATCTGCCGTGGAGCGAGGCCGGAATCGAGGGCTGCGCGCGCTTTGTGCAGCGCTTGTGGCGCCTGTTCGCGCAATATGATGCGGCGGCGCAGGGCGAGGACAAGGCGGTGGATCGCAAGACCCATCAGACCGTGCATGCCATTGCCGCCGATATTGAGGCGCTCAGCTTCAACAAGGCCGTGGCGCGCATTTACGAACTGACCGGCGTTGTCGAAAAGGCCGCGCCCAGCGCCAGCCGCAGCGCGGCGATCAAGGCGGTCCTGCTGCTGATCGCGCCGATGATGCCGCATCTGGCCGAAGAGGCTTGGGCGAGCATTGGCGAGGATCTGATTGCGGACGCCGCATGGCCCGCCGTTGATCCGGCGCTGCTGGTCGATGATGAGGTGACCATCGCGGTTCAGGTCAAGGGCAAGCTGCGCGATACGCTAACCGTGGCTAAGGGGACGGCGAAAGAAGAGCTCGAAGCGCTGGCTTTGGCGTCGGAAAAGGTGCAGCGTGCGCTCGAAGGGGCTGCGATCAAGAAAGTGATCGTGGTGCCCGATCGCCTCGTCAATCTGGTGGTCTGA
- the holA gene encoding DNA polymerase III subunit delta, with translation MRIFFLCGTDDASVQDAAFRIASLLSDAGERVEFTGAELKRDPVRLGDEARSTSLFGDTRHIWVRCSGDEAHDAVENLIGGDVAPCPVIIQAANASDKSRTAKLLEKRDDALVAMFYPPDLASVTNTVRQLADAAGAPMDRELAQRIAVAVGLDTRLAASEVTKLALYLDATQERPRAATQQAYEAVGARTEDDGFTSLVNAVLGGEAARLNIELRRMAELELNPVGLLLAFERRVAQLAQLASRMGTNPDISAFMEAEKASRRVFFKDVPDLTRQLRIWRGRALSRLCERLMTLHRNLMMNNQSAELLLAQELAEIARYAKTRC, from the coding sequence ATGCGCATCTTCTTTCTGTGCGGCACCGATGATGCCAGTGTGCAGGATGCGGCCTTCCGCATCGCCTCGCTGTTGTCCGATGCGGGCGAAAGGGTGGAGTTCACCGGGGCCGAGTTGAAGCGCGATCCGGTCCGTTTGGGCGATGAGGCGCGTTCGACCTCGCTGTTTGGCGATACGCGGCATATCTGGGTGCGCTGTTCGGGCGACGAGGCGCATGATGCGGTCGAAAATCTGATTGGGGGCGATGTCGCGCCCTGTCCCGTCATCATTCAGGCGGCCAATGCCAGTGATAAATCGCGCACGGCCAAGCTTCTGGAAAAGCGCGATGACGCGCTGGTCGCGATGTTTTATCCGCCCGATCTTGCTTCGGTGACCAATACGGTGCGTCAATTGGCGGATGCCGCCGGGGCGCCCATGGATCGCGAATTGGCCCAGCGTATCGCAGTTGCGGTAGGATTGGACACAAGGTTGGCAGCCTCGGAAGTGACGAAACTGGCACTCTATCTGGACGCGACCCAGGAGAGGCCTCGCGCCGCCACTCAACAGGCCTATGAGGCGGTGGGAGCCAGAACGGAAGACGATGGTTTTACCAGTTTGGTAAATGCCGTTCTGGGAGGAGAGGCGGCAAGGTTGAATATCGAGTTGCGCCGGATGGCTGAACTTGAACTGAACCCGGTTGGCCTGCTGCTGGCTTTTGAGCGCCGTGTTGCCCAATTGGCACAGTTGGCGAGTCGGATGGGAACCAACCCGGATATTTCGGCCTTTATGGAGGCGGAAAAAGCCTCGCGCAGGGTATTTTTTAAGGATGTTCCGGACCTTACGCGTCAACTCCGCATATGGCGAGGCCGCGCGTTGAGCCGTCTTTGTGAACGGTTGATGACTCTTCATCGCAATCTGATGATGAATAACCAAAGCGCCGAGCTGTTGCTTGCGCAGGAATTGGCGGAAATCGCCCGATATGCAAAAACTCGTTGCTAA